The following proteins are encoded in a genomic region of Arachis stenosperma cultivar V10309 chromosome 4, arast.V10309.gnm1.PFL2, whole genome shotgun sequence:
- the LOC130973685 gene encoding riboflavin biosynthesis protein PYRR, chloroplastic: protein MALCLNLSPASIICKCMAKASSHSTSNNGPHAFDAAFVRRAAILAEKSAGFTSPHPNFGCVITTPTGAVASEAYLYAQGTTPAEAQAVAAAGELCRGATAYLNMEPGDCHGDHAAVSALVQGGVKRVVIGMRNPLQHLRGNAVRALRSQGLQVDLLGEDLTSKVMEDAQKACILVNAPLICRAASRVPFSVLKYAMTLDGKIAASSGHASWISSKQSRNLVFELRGRSDAVIVGGNTVRKDNPRLTARHGGAHMPIRIVMSQTLNLPEEANLWDMSEVSTIVVTQRGARRSLQKLLASKGVEVVEFDILNPRDVMEYFHDRGYLSIFWECGGTLAAAAISSGVIHKVYAFVAPKIIGGKNAPTPVGELGMVEMSQALNLIDVCYKQVGPDMLISGFLQPLPDILPTIPSLDETYAVDPTVSPYESSIIFFYKTWDPYGALSNFSPHPIQMPDENGDNVTWLSVEHYYQAHKFIGMDDTLARDSIEKIKSAKSPEEAAKIGRSMQRKRPDLVRPDWDNIKIDVMYRALKCKFSTYPHLNTMLLSTTGSVLVEASPHDLFWGGGRDGEGLNYLGRLLMKLRSEFLGESSSSCESPSIAV, encoded by the exons ATGGCGTTGTGTCTGAATCTCAGCCCGGCCTCCATTATCTGCAAATGTATGGCAAAGGCATCATCCCACAGCACCTCCAACAATGGACCTCATGCCTTCGATGCTGCATTTGTCCGACGTGCAGCCATTCTTGCTGAGAAGTCTGCTGGCTTCACCTCTCCCCACCCAAACTTTGGCTGTGTCATCACCACCCCGACTGGCGCCGTTGCTAGTGAGGCCTACCTGTATGCTCAGGGCACCACTCCTGCCGAGGCACAAGCTGTGGCAGCTGCAGGGGAGCTTTGCCGCGGGGCCACTGCATACCTCAACATGGAACCTGGTGATTGCCATGGCGATCATGCAGCTGTTTCTGCTCTTGTTCAG GGAGGGGTCAAAAGGGTTGTCATTGGAATGAGGAATCCATTGCAGCATCTCAGGGGCAATGCTGTGCGTGCACTGAGGAGCCAAGGTTTGCAGGTTGATCTCCTTGGTGAGGACCTCACAAGCAAAGTTATGGAG GATGCCCAAAAAGCTTGTATTCTTGTCAATGCTCCTTTAATTTGTAGAGCTGCTTCACGCGTTCCCTTTTCTGTTCTAAAGTATGCTATGACCCTTGACG GGAAAATTGCCGCCAGCAGTGGCCACGCCTCATGGATAAGCAGTAAGCAATCTAGAAATCTGGTTTTTGAGCTACGGGGTAGAAGTGATGCTGTTATTGTGGGTGGAAACACAGTACGGAAGGACA ATCCAAGACTGACTGCCAGACATGGAGGTGCGCATATGCCTATTCGTATAGTAATGTCCCAGACCCTCAATCTTCCAGAGGAAGCAAACCTATGGGACATGTCTGAGGTTTCTACTATAGTGGTAACACAGAGAGGTGCAAGGAGGAGTTTACAAAAGCTGCTTGCATCTAAAGGAGTTGAAGTTGTTGAATTCGACATATTAAATCCACGAGATGTTATGGAGTATTTTCATGATCGAGGGTATCTTTCAATATTTTGGGAATGTGGAGGAACATTAGCTGCAGCTGCTATTTCATCTGGTGTAATTCACAAG GTCTATGCATTTGTTGCTCCTAAAATCATTGGTGGAAAGAATGCACCAACTCCTGTGGGTGAACTTGGGATGGTTGAGATGTCTCAGGCTTTGAATCTAATTGACGTTTGCTATAAGCAG GTTGGGCCTGACATGCTTATCAGTGGATTTCTTCAGCCCTTACCAGACATATTGCCTACTATTCCGTCACTCGATGAAACTTATGCTGTTGATCCTACTGTCTCACCATACGAGTCAAGCATCATATTTTTCTATAAAACATGGGATCCTTATGGTGCATTGTCAAATTTCTCTCCCCATCCCATTCAAATGCCTGATGAAAATGGTGATAATGTGACTTGGTTGAGTGTAGAGCATTACTACCAG GCTCACAAGTTTATTGGTATGGATGATACTCTTGCAAGAGATAGCATTGAAAAGATTAAATCTGCAAAAAGTCCAGAAGAAGCTGCAAAAATAGGAAGGTCAATGCAAAGGAAGCGACCTGATCTG GTAAGGCCTGATTGGGACAACATAAAGATTGATGTCATGTACAGGGCACTGAAATGCAAATTCTCGACATACCCACATTTGAATACCATGCTTCTTTCAACCACCGGTTCTGTTCTTGTCGAGGCTTCACCACATGATTTGTTTTGGGGTGGAGGTCGAGATGGAGAAGGCTTAAACTATCTTGGTCGCTTATTGATGAAGCTAAGATCAGAGTTTCTTGGCGAGTCGTCATCATCGTGCGAGTCCCCTAGTATAGCCGTATAG
- the LOC130973593 gene encoding probable protein phosphatase 2C 33 — protein sequence MGSCFSVESRNPNSPSSGLRKRKNSKKRFGSRNSSFEYWRNEPLHRVPGRIFLNGSTQVASLFTQQGKKGTNQDAMVVWENFCSRQDTVFCGVFDGHGPFGHMVAKKVRDVLPLKLNAHWEPNASGEDVLKEISVNTAVSMNTEEAAFVSADEESRASIDVEELEKYPEIFLTVRESFLKAFKVMDRELKTHPSVDCFCSGTTAVTLVKQGRDLIVGNVGDSRAVLGTREKDNSLVAVQLTVDLKPNLPAEAERIRRCKGRVFALHDEPEVARVWLPNNDSPGLAMARAFGDFCLKDFGLISVPEVSYRRLTEKDEFIVLATDGIWDVLSNKEVVDIVAAAPARSMAARALVESAVRAWRYKYPTSKVDDCAVVCLFLDPDLHKVSNASFAKSKEQQSSGINANGGSEEVESLLEPAGLVRSGTCREVNNDTSNGESNEETLKDDVMDAGEWSALQGVTRVNTLLNLPRYDPRKDKGASASPKKRK from the exons ATGGGGTCCTGCTTCTCTGTGGAAAGCAGGAACCCCAATTCACCATCTTCAGGATTAAGGAAGAGGAAGAATTCCAAGAAGAGATTTGGATCAAGAAACTCTTCATTTGAGTATTGGAGGAATGAGCCTCTCCATAGGGTCCCTGGTAGGATCTTCCTCAATGGCTCTACCCAAGTTGCTTCCTTGTTCACCCAGCAAGGAAAGAAAGGCACCAATCAAGATGCCATGGTTGTTTGGGAG AACTTTTGTTCCAGGCAAGATACTGTTTTCTGCGGTGTTTTCGATGGCCATGGTCCATTTGGTCACATGGTTGCGAAAAAAGTGAGGGATGTTCTTCCTCTAAAACTGAATGCTCATTGGGAACCTAATGCATCTGGTGAGGATGTCCTCAAGGAAATTAGCGTGAATACGGCAGTAAGCATGAACACAGAAGAGGCTGCATTTGTATCCGCTGACGAGGAATCCAGAGCATCCATTGATGTCGAAGAATTGGAAAAATACCCTGAAATCTTTCTAACAGTTAGAGAGTCTTTTCTGAAGGCCTTCAAAGTTATGGATAGAGAATTGAAGACACACCCTAGCGTCGATTGCTTCTGCAGTGGAACAACAGCAGTAACATTGGTGAAACAG GGTCGTGATCTTATTGTCGGAAATGTTGGTGATTCCAGAGCTGTGCTTGGTACAAGAGAGAAAGATAATTCTCTTGTTGCAGTTCAGTTAACTGTGGATCTAAAACCCAATCTTCCAg CCGAAGCAGAGAGAATTCGTAGATGTAAAGGGCGTGTTTTCGCCCTTCATGATGAACCTGAAGTTGCTCGAGTCTGGTTGCCAAATAACGATTCCCCCGGCCTAGCCATGGCTCGTGCATTCGGAGATTTTTGTCTTAAAGATTTTGGTTTGATATCTGTTCCAGAGGTTTCATACAGAAGACTCACCGAGAAGGATGAGTTTATCGTCTTAGCAACCGATGGG ATTTGGGATGTTCTCTCAAACAAAGAAGTGGTAGACATCGTAGCAGCAGCACCTGCACGGTCCATGGCAGCTCGAGCGCTGGTCGAGTCAGCTGTTAGAGCTTGGAGGTACAAATATCCGACTTCCAAGGTTGATGACTGTGCAGTGGTTTGCCTCTTTCTGGACCCGGACTTGCATAAAGTATCTAATGCTTCCTTTGCTAAGTCCAAAGAGCAGCAGAGTTCAGGGATCAATGCAAATGGCGGCAGCGAAGAAGTGGAAAGCCTTCTGGAACCTGCTGGTCTGGTAAGGTCCGGAACTTGCAGGGAAGTCAATAATGACACATCCAATGGCGAAAGCAACGAAGAAACGTTGAAAGATGATGTGATGGATGCTGGAGAGTGGTCTGCACTCCAAGGAGTGACTCGAGTGAACACACTGTTGAATCTTCCGAGATACGACCCTCGCAAAGATAAGGGTGCGTCGGCCAGCCCGAAAAAACGCAAATGA
- the LOC130973592 gene encoding serine carboxypeptidase-like 20: MANNSILSSSSLICCLLFLLLNHHYWIFVEAAPSGSLVTQLPGFDSNFPSNHYSGYINIDGNGENGKNLFYYLVSSERNPKKDPLVLWLNGGPGCSSFDGFVYEHGPFNFEAAKSKGSLPTLHTNPYSWSKVSNIIYLDSPVGVGLSYSKNSTKYVTGDLQTASDTHAFLLKWLEQYPEFLANPFYIAGESYAGVYVPTLAFEVAKGIRSGTKPVINFKGYMVGNGVTDEIFDGNALLPFVHGMGLISDSIYEDVETSCKGNFYKYYSEDTEDNNDDSCSKSFQKVDRAIEGLNVYDILEPCYHEGDSNSAWMKAAIANGTLPKSFQELGLTNNNDEKHLKVRKRMFGRAWPFRAPLKQGLVPLWPQLLAQTRHVACVSDVVASSWLNNNAVRKAIHAEEESVTGAWELCTGKIEYSHDAGSMIPYHKNLTALGYRALIFSGDHDMCVPFTGSEAWTRSLAYNIIDEWRPWNSNGQIAGYLQGYDNNLIFLTVKGAGHTVPEYKPREALDFYTRWLEGRPI, from the exons ATGGCCAATAATTCTATtctatcatcatcatcactaaTCTGTTGCTTATTATTTCTTTTGTTGAATCACCATTATTGGATCTTTGTTGAAGCTGCTCCTTCAGGTTCTCTTGTTACACAACTCCCTGGCTTTGATTCCAATTTCCCATCCAACCATTACTCCGG ATACATAAATATTGATGGAAATGGTGAGAATGGGAAGAACCTGTTCTACTACTTGGTTAGTTCAGAAAGAAATCCAAAGAAGGATCCACTTGTTCTGTGGCTCAATGGTGGTCCTGGCTGCTCTAGTTTTGATGGATTTGTTTATGAGCATG GACCGTTCAACTTTGAGGCAGCAAAATCAAAAGGGAGTCTCCCCACTTTGCATACTAATCCTTACAGCTGGTCTAAG GTttcaaatataatatatttggATTCTCCAGTGGGGGTTGGGCTCTCATACTCCAAGAACTCGACCAAATATGTTACTGGGGACCTACAAACCGCGTCTGATACCCATGCTTTCCTCTTAaag TGGTTAGAGCAATATCCGGAATTCCTGGCTAATCCATTCTATATTGCTGGCGAATCGTATGCTGGAGTTTATGTGCCCACTCTAGCTTTTGAAGTAGCAAAAG GAATCCGGAGTGGTACAAAGCCCGTGATCAACTTTAAG GGTTACATGGTGGGTAATGGTGTCACGGACGAAATTTTTGATGGAAATGCTCTTCTCCCATTTGTGCATGGAATGGGCCTCATATCCGACAGTATCTATGAG GATGTAGAAACTTCCTGCAAGGGAAACTTCTACAAATATTACTCTGAGGATACTGAAGATAATAATGATGATTCATGCAGTAAGAGCTTTCAAAAAGTTGATAGA GCTATCGAAGGCCTTAACGTGTATGATATATTGGAACCATGTTACCACGAAGGAGATTCAAATTCAGCATGGATGAAAGCTGCCATTGCAAATGGAACATTGCCAAAGAGTTTTCAAGAATTAGGGTTAACTAATAATAATGATGAGAAGCATCTCAAAGTGAGGAAGAGGATGTTTGGTAGAGCTTGGCCTTTTAGGGCACCTCTCAAACAAGGCCTTGTTCCGTTGTGGCCCCAATTATTGGCTCAAACCAGACATGTTGCTTGTGTT AGTGATGTAGTTGCAAGTTCATGGCTAAACAACAATGCAGTAAGGAAAGCCATTCATGCTGAGGAG GAAAGTGTGACAGGGGCATGGGAATTATGCACCGGAAAGATAGAATACAGTCATGATGCTGGAAGCATGATTCCTTACCACAAGAACTTAACTGCCCTTGGTTATAGGGCACTTATTTTCAG TGGAGACCATGATATGTGTGTTCCATTTACTGGAAGTGAAGCATGGACTCGCTCACTTGCATATAACATTATTGATGAATGGAGACCATGGAACTCCAATGGCCAAATTGCTGG ATATTTACAAGGATATGACAACAACCTTATCTTTCTTACGGTTAAG GGAGCTGGGCACACGGTGCCAGAGTATAAGCCACGTGAGGCACTTGATTTTTACACTCGTTGGTTGGAAGGAAGaccaatataa